In Malus sylvestris chromosome 15, drMalSylv7.2, whole genome shotgun sequence, a single genomic region encodes these proteins:
- the LOC126605576 gene encoding uncharacterized protein LOC126605576, whose translation MEWTTVQHLDLRHVGHSSKPLQPHAAAFHPHQALVAVAIGNYIIEMDALTGSKISSIDIGTPVVRMSYSPTSGHSVVVIVEDCTIRSCDFDAEQTCVLHSPEKKTEQISSDTEVHLALTPLQPVVFFGFHKKMSVTVVGTVEGGRVPTKIKTDLKKPIVNLACHPRHPVLYVAYADGLIRAYNIHTYAVHYTLQIDNTIKLIGAGAFGFHPTLEWIFVGDRRGTLLAWDVSTERPSMIGITQVGSQPIASVSWLPLLRLLVTVSKDGTLQVWKTRVIINPNRPPMQANFFEPAAIESLDIPRILSQQGGEAAYPLPRIKTLEVHPKLNLAALLFANMTGGDNVKNRAAYTREGRKQLFAVLQGARGSSASVLKEKLSALGSSGILAEHQLQAQLQEHHLKGHSQLTISDIARKAFLHSHFMEGHAKSAPISRLPLITIVDTKHHLKDVPVFQPFHVELNFFNKENRVLHYPVRAFFVDGLHIMAYNICSGADSIYKKLYMTVPGNVEYHPKYMAYSKKQGLFLVVYEFSGATNEVVLYFENTDSQAANSKCTTIKGRDAAFIGPNENQFAILDDDKTGLVLYILPKKASPEANEKILLAEERQPVDTDTGPKGPMQFMFESEIDRIFSTPIESTLMFASHGNQIGLAKLIQGSQLSNSDGHYIATKGEGKKSIKLKLNEIVLQVHWQETLRGYVAGILTTQRVLMVSADLDILAGSSAKFDRGLPSFRSLLWVGPALLFSTTTAISVLGWDGRVRTILSISMPYAVLVGALNDRLLLATPTEINPRQKKGVEIKSCLVGLLEPLLIGFATMQERFEQKLDLPEILYQITSRFDSLRITPRSLDILARGSPVCGDLSVSLSQAGPQFTQVLRGVYAIKALRFTTALSVLKDEFLRSRDYPRCPPTSHLFHRFRQLGYACIKFGQFDSAKETFEVIADYESMLDLFICHLNPSAMRRLAQKLEEDGTDSELRRYCERILRVRSTGWTQGIFANFAAESMVPKGPEWGGGNWEIKTPTNMKAVPQWELAAEVMPYMKTDDGTIPSIIADHIGVYLGSIKGRGNIVEVREDSLVKAFISAGGDNKQNGLPLSKSTSNVSKGVPGGGSLMGLETLNKQFASSSAADEQAKAEEEFKKTMYGAADGSSSDEEGTSKAKKLHIRIRDKPIASTAVDVDKIKEATKQLKLGEGLGPPMTRTKSLTMGSQDLSQMLSQPPPPANSGSMAPRVGSAPGDLFGMDSFTQPATVSHQAPTSTVKGVGAAPIPEDFFQNTIPSLQVAAKLPPPGTYLSKMDQASQGFESNKEAFNQANASSANVRLPDAGVPPQASQLAAPFEPVGLPDGGVPPSSGQVAAQQQSHIQSTQFPVSTQPLDLSVLGVPNSTDSGKPSVQPPSPPSSVRPGQVPRGAAASICFKTGVAHLEQNQLSDALSCFDEAFLALAKDQSRGADIKAQGTICAQYKIAVTLLREIGRLQRVQGPSAISAKDEMARLSRHLGSLPLLAKHRINCIRTAIKRNMEVQNYAYSKQMLELLLSKAPPSKQEELRSLVDMCVQRGLTNKSIDPLEDPSQFCAATLSRLSTIGYDVCDLCGAKFSALSAPGCIICGMGSIKRSDARTGPGPVPSPFG comes from the exons ATGGAGTGGACGACGGTGCAGCATCTGGATCTACGACATGTGGGACACAGCTCAAAGCCGTTGCAGCCTCATGCTGCTGCCTTTCATCCCCATCAGGCCCTCGTCGCCGTTGCCATTGGAAATTACATCATTG AAATGGATGCATTGACAGGAAGCAAGATTTCATCTATTGATATTGGTACCCCCGTTGTCCGCATGTCCTATAGCCCCACAAGTGGGCATTCTGTGGTAGTGATCGTTGAG GACTGTACCATTCGCTCTTGTGATTTTGATGCTGAGCAAACATGCGTCTTGCATTCACCTGAGAAGAAGACAGAACAAATTTCTTCTGATACAGAAGTCCATCTCGCTTTGACGCCTCTCCAGCCTGTAGTGTTTTTCGGTTTCCACAAGAAAATGAGTGTCACAG TTGTTGGAACTGTTGAAGGAGGAAGAGTGCCTACAAAAATAAAGACAGATTTGAAGAAACCTATTGTCAATCTCGCATGCCACCCTCGCCACCCTGTCCTG TATGTAGCTTATGCTGATGGTTTGATTCGAGCCTACAACATTCACACCTATGCTGTTCATTACACCTTACAAA TTGATAACACCATAAAGCTCATTGGTGCTGGTGCATTTGGTTTTCACCCAACATTGGAGTGGATCTTTGTTGGTGATCGACGGGGTACTCTGCTCGCATGGGATGTGTCAACTGAGAGACCTAGTATGATTGGAAT TACACAAGTGGGTTCCCAACCAATAGCTTCAGTTTCTTGGCTCCCATTGTTGCGGTTACTTGTGACTGTGTCCAAGGATGGAACTCTTCAAGTGTGGAAAACACGGGTTATAATTAATCCGAATAGACCTCCAATGCAAGCAAATTTCTTTGAGCCTGCTG CAATTGAATCACTTGATATCCCTCGCATCCTCTCTCAGCAGGGTGGAGAAGCAGCTTACCCTTTACCGCGAATTAAAACTCTAGAAGTTCACCCAAAATTAAATTTAGCAGCACTTCTGTTTGCA AATATGACTGGTGGAGACAATGTGAAAAATAGGGCAGCATACACAAGGGAAGGAAGGAAACAGCTGTTTGCAGTTTTGCAAGGTGCAAGAGGGTCTTCAG CATCTGTTTTGAAAGAAAAGCTTTCAGCTTTGggttcatctggaatattagcTGAACATCAACTTCAAGCTCAACTGCAAGAACATCATCTGAAAGG CCATAGTCAGCTGACAATATCAGACATTGCCCGGAAGGCTTTTCTCCACAGC CATTTTATGGAAGGTCATGCCAAAAGTGCCCCAATATCTCGGCTGCCCCTCATTACTATTGTAGACACTAAGCATCATCTGAAGGATGTTCCTgtatttcag CCTTTTCACGTGGAGTTAAATTTCTTCAATAAAGAGAATCGGGTTCTTCATTATCCTGTCAGGGCCTTTTTTGTTGATGGATTACACATTATGGCATATAACATTTGTTCTGGAGCTGACAGTATCTACAAAAAACTTTACATGACG GTTCCTGGAAATGTGGAATATCATCCGAAGTACATGGCCTACAGTAAAAAACAGGGCCTATTTCTTGTTGTCTATGAGTTCAGTGGTGCTACAAATGAAGTGGTGCTTTATTTTGAAAATACCGATTCTCAGGCAGCAAACAGCAAATGTACCACTATAAAAG GTCGTGATGCAGCATTTATTGGACCCAATGAAAATCAGTTTGCAATTCTTGATGATGATAAGACTGGACTGGTTTTGTATATTCTGCCTAAAAAGGCTTCTCCTGAAGCTAATGAGAAGATTCTATTGGCTGAAGAACGCCAACCTGTGGATACTGACACTGGTCCCAAGGGTCCAATGCAATTTATGTTTGAAAGTGAAATTGATCGAATTTTTTCGACTCCAATAG AGTCAACATTGATGTTTGCTTCTCATGGGAATCAGATTGGCTTGGCAAAGTTGATTCAAGGATCCCAGCTTTCTAATTCTGATGGTCATTATATAGCAACAAAGGGTGAAGGGAAAAAGTCAATTAAGTTGAAACTAAATGAGATTGTACTTCAG GTTCACTGGCAAGAAACTCTTAGGGGCTATGTAGCTGGAATATTAACGACGCAAAGGGTGCTTATGGTCTCGGCAGATCTAGATATACTCGCAGGCAGTTCCGCCAAATTTGATAGGGGACTTCCTTCA TTTAGATCTCTTTTATGGGTTGGACCTGCACTTCTCTTTTCTACTACCACTGCAATTAGCGTTCTTGGCTGGGACGGTAGAGTAAGGACTATTCTCTCTATCAGTATGCCTTATGCAG TTTTGGTTGGTGCGCTGAATGATCGGTTGTTGCTTGCTACCCCAACAGAAATAAACCCCAGACAAAAGAAGGGAGTTGAGATTAAGAGCTGTCTTGTTGGGCTTCTTGAACCTCTTCTTATTGGATTTGCCACAATGCAAGAGAGATTTGAGCAGAAGCTTGACCTTCCAGAGATATTATATCAAATAACATCaag GTTTGACAGCCTGCGTATTACTCCAAGGTCTCTTGATATTCTTGCTAGAGGCTCTCCTGTTTGTGGAGATCTTTCTGTGTCGCTATCTCAAGCAGGACCACAGTTCACTCAG GTGTTGAGGGGTGTCTATGCTATCAAAGCTCTCCGGTTTACAACTGCTTTGTCTGTATTAAAAGACGAATTTCTGCGCTCTAGAGATTATCCAAGATGTCCTCCAACCTCTCATTTGTTCCACCGGTTCCGCCAGTTGGGTTATGCATGTATCAA GTTTGGGCAGTTTGATAGTGCAAAAGAAACCTTTGAAGTTATAGCTGATTATGAAAGTATGCTCGACCTCTTTATATGCCACCTTAACCCCAGTGCCATGCGGCGTCTTGCTCAAAAGCTGGAAGAAGATGGCACAGATTCAGAATTAAGACGATACTGTGAAAGGATTTTAAGAGTCCGTTCTACTGGATGGACTCAAGGAATTTTCGCTAACTTTGCTGCTGAGAGTATGGTCCCTAAAGGTCCTGAATGGGGTGGTGGGAACTGGGAGATCAAAACCCCAACAAACATGAAGGCTGTTCCTCAGTGGGAACTGGCTGCAGAGGTGATGCCGTACATGAAGACTGACGATGGCACCATCCCATCCATTATCGCTGATCATATTGGTGTTTACTTGGGATCAATCAAAGGAAGAGGCAACATTGTAGAAGTAAGGGAAGATAGCTTGGTCAAAGCTTTTATATCCGCAGGTGGTGACAACAAGCAAAATGGTCTTCCGTTGTCTAAATCCACATCTAATGTGTCCAAGGGAGTGCCTGGTGGTGGTTCGTTGATGGGTCTGGAAACACTTAACAAACAATTTGCCAGTTCCTCTGCAGCAGATGAACAGGCTAAAGCCGAAGaagaattcaagaaaacaaTGTACGGTGCAGCTGATGGCAGCAGCAGTGATGAAGAGGGAACTTCAAAAGCTAAAAAGTTACACATTCGAATAAGAGACAAGCCCATTGCTTCTACTGCAGTGGACGTGGATAAAATCAAAGAAGCCACGAAGCAGCTCAAACTTGGTGAAGGGTTGGGTCCACCTATGACCAGGACCAAATCATTGACTATGGGATCCCAGGACCTTAGCCAGATGTTATCCCAACCACCTCCTCCAGCTAACAGTGGGTCAATGGCTCCTCGTGTAGGCTCTGCCCCTGGTGATCTATTTGGTATGGACTCGTTTACACAACCTGCAACGGTATCACATCAAGCTCCTACCTCAACAGTTAAGGGGGTTGGAGCTGCACCTATTCCAGAGGACTTTTTCCAGAATACAATACCATCCCTTCAGGTTGCAGCCAAACTGCCCCCTCCTGGGACCTATCTTTCAAAAATGGATCAAGCTTCTCAAGGGTTTGAAAGCAACAAGGAAGCATTTAACCAGGCCAATGCATCCAGTGCCAATGTTCGTCTTCCTGATGCTGGTGTTCCCCCTCAAGCTAGTCAACTGGCTGCTCCATTCGAGCCTGTTGGACTTCCTGATGGTGGTGTCCCACCATCCTCAGGCCAGGTTGCTGCGCAGCAACAATCTCATATTCAATCAACTCAGTTCCCAGTTTCTACTCAACCTCTTGATCTTAGTGTCCTTGGGGTTCCAAATTCTACTGACTCTGGAAAACCTTCAGTGCAGCCTCCTTCTCCACCATCTTCTGTGCGTCCTGGACAG GTACCCCGTGGTGCTGCAGCTTCCATATGTTTTAAGACTGGAGTTGCCCACCTTGAGCAGAATCAACTTTCAGATGCATTGTCTTGCTTTGACGAAGCTTTTCTTGCATTGGCTAAGGATCAGTCTCGTGGAGCTGATATTAAAGCACAAGGGACCATCTGTGCGCAATACAAGATAGCAGTCACTCTTCTTCGG GAAATTGGGCGGCTGCAAAGAGTTCAAGGTCCTAGTGCAATCAGTGCAAAAGATGAGATGGCAAGACTTTCACGCCACCTGGGTTCGTTGCCTCTTCTGGCAAAGCACAGGATAAATTGTATCCGAACTGCGATTAAGCGGAACATGGAGGTGCAGAATTATGCTTATTCAAAGCAGATGCTTGAACTCCTGCTATCCAAAGCACCTCCAAGTAAGCAGGAAGAGTTGAGGAGCTTAGTTGATATGTGTGTGCAAAGGGGTCTGACCAACAAGTCCATTGATCCACTTGAAGATCCTTCCCAGTTCTGTGCCGCCACACTTAGTCGTCTGTCAACTATTGGATATGACGTTTGTGATCTTTGTGGGGCCAAATTTTCAGCTCTCTCAGCACCCGGTTGCATTATATGCGGTATGGGAAGCATTAAAAGATCAGATGCTCGCACAGGGCCAGGGCCTGTTCCTTCACCGTTTGGTTGA
- the LOC126601430 gene encoding uncharacterized protein LOC126601430 isoform X2 — protein MDSQKSRAMGTERTAINRRKSNRERKMALQQDVDKLKKKLRHEENVHRALERAFTRPLGALPRLPPYLPPHTLELLAEVAVLEEEVVRLEEQVVNFRQGLYQQAVYLSSNRSVETLNDSIEQTPVRVSKHHRSKSMSHNEFMSAASASRIPPSLARCTSSRRMMSTDHIVSDRIGNCSSRQVNGKQTPRKPNSITPIAEDGRGKENRLCSNAVKDKQSPDKKTAKIVTPVKKTPTKHESVAKCSDVLKLELECRLVDQERAHESSSSSSDDWVPDADITPNKVSEDIVECLSSIFVRMSSLKDKGEEVQSSRSTLSAHAANGEMGFQDPYGICLEFRNIDVGPYKHLHSIDIGSVDISRTTSALILMHRLKFLLGKLATVNLEGLNHQQKLAFWINTYNSCMMKAFLERGIPETPEMVVGLMQKATIGVGGHSLNAITIEHFILRLPYHLKFTCPKAAKNDEMKARSVFGLEWSEPLVTFALSCGSWSSPTVRVYSAAHVEEELEAAKREYIQAAVGISKINKLIIPKLLDWYLLDFAKDLESLVDWVCMQLPNELRNEVVQCLERRGREEPFSQMVQIMPYNFSFRLLLQR, from the exons ATGGATTCTCAGAAGAGCAGAGCAATGGGCACTGAGAGAACTGCAATCAATCGGCGTAAATCGAACCGTGAAAGAAAAATGGCATTGCAGCAAGAT GTTGATAAGCTGAAGAAGAAGCTCAGACATGAAGAGAATGTCCACAGAGCATTGGAGAGGGCTTTTACAAGACCATTGGGAGCTCTGCCTCGTCTTCCTCCTTATCTCCCTCCACAT ACATTAGAACTTCTAGCTGAAGTAGCTGTTTTAGAAGAGGAGGTTGTTCGGCTCGAAGAGCAGGTTGTGAATTTTAGACAAGGTCTCTATCAGCAAGCTGTGTATCTGTCCTCCAACAGGAGCGTCGAAACCTTGAATGATTCGATTGAACAGACCCCGGTTCGAGTCTCTAAACATCACAGGTCAAAATCTATGTCACATAATGAGTTCATGTCAGCCGCATCAGCCAGCAGGATTCCACCTTCGCTTGCTCGATGCACTTCGAGCAGAAGGATGATGTCCACTGATCATATCGTCTCTGATCGAATAGGGAATTGTTCTAGTAGGCAAGTCAATGGAAAACAAACTCCCAGGAAACCCAATTCCATAACACCAATTGCAGAAGATGGAAGAGGAAAAGAGAATCGGTTATGCTCGAATGCGGTGAAGGATAAGCAATCTCCTGACAAGAAAACTGCTAAAATTGTAACCCCAGTAAAGAAAACACCTACAAAACATGAATCCGTGGCAAAGTGTTCGGACGTGTTGAAGTTAGAG CTAGAATGCAGATTAGTAGACCAGGAAAGAGCACATGAGAGTTCATCTAGTTCTTCGGATGATTGGGTTCCGGATGCTGATATCACTCCTAATAAAGTGTCCGAGGATATTGTGGAGTGTTTGTCCAGCATTTTTGTGAGGATGAGCAGTTTGAAGGACAAGGGAGAGGAAGTGCAAAGTTCTAGATCAACATTATCTGCTCATGCAGCAAATGGAGAGATGGGATTTCAAGATCCTTATGGTATTTGTTTGGAATTCAGAAACATAGACGTTGGCCCCTATAAACATCTCCATTCAATTGATATTGGTTCAGTTGATATCAGCAGAACAACAAGCGCATTAATTCTGATGCACAGATTAAA gTTCCTACTTGGAAAGCTTGCTACTGTGAATCTAGAGGGTCTAAACCATCAGCAGAAGCTTGCATTTTGGATCAACACTTACAATTCCTGCATGATGAAG GCATTTTTAGAGCGTGGGATACCCGAGACTCCTGAAATGGTTGTAGGTCTAATGCAAAAG GCAACAATAGGTGTCGGGGGACACTCGCTAAATGCAATTACAATCGAGCATTTCATTTTAAGACTGCCGTATCACTTAAAATTT ACATGTCCAAAAGCTGCGAAAAATGATGAGATGAAAGCTCGCAGCGTTTTCGGATTGGAGTGGTCGGAACCCTTGGTTACGTTTGCACTTTCGTGTGGAAGCTGGTCTTCCCCCACT GTGAGAGTGTACTCAGCAGCCCATGTGGAAGAAGAGTTGGAAGCAGCCAAAAGGGAGTACATACAGGCAGCAGTTGGCATTTCAAAGATAAACAAACTCATCATCCCCAAACTTTTGGATTGGTATTTACTTGATTTCGCAAAGGATTTGGAGTCATTGGTTGATTGGGTTTGCATGCAGCTGCCAAATGAACTGAGAAATGAGGTAGTTCAATGCCTTGAAAGGAGGGGAAGGGAGGAGCCCTTTTCACAGATGGTGCAAATAATGCCGTACAATTTCAGCTTCAGGCTACTCTTACAGCGATGA
- the LOC126601430 gene encoding uncharacterized protein LOC126601430 isoform X1, with protein sequence MNNRVRINFQTMKAAAAINHDINKKMDSQKSRAMGTERTAINRRKSNRERKMALQQDVDKLKKKLRHEENVHRALERAFTRPLGALPRLPPYLPPHTLELLAEVAVLEEEVVRLEEQVVNFRQGLYQQAVYLSSNRSVETLNDSIEQTPVRVSKHHRSKSMSHNEFMSAASASRIPPSLARCTSSRRMMSTDHIVSDRIGNCSSRQVNGKQTPRKPNSITPIAEDGRGKENRLCSNAVKDKQSPDKKTAKIVTPVKKTPTKHESVAKCSDVLKLELECRLVDQERAHESSSSSSDDWVPDADITPNKVSEDIVECLSSIFVRMSSLKDKGEEVQSSRSTLSAHAANGEMGFQDPYGICLEFRNIDVGPYKHLHSIDIGSVDISRTTSALILMHRLKFLLGKLATVNLEGLNHQQKLAFWINTYNSCMMKAFLERGIPETPEMVVGLMQKATIGVGGHSLNAITIEHFILRLPYHLKFTCPKAAKNDEMKARSVFGLEWSEPLVTFALSCGSWSSPTVRVYSAAHVEEELEAAKREYIQAAVGISKINKLIIPKLLDWYLLDFAKDLESLVDWVCMQLPNELRNEVVQCLERRGREEPFSQMVQIMPYNFSFRLLLQR encoded by the exons atgaatAACAGAGTACGCATTAATTTTCAGACCATGAAAGCTGCTGCTGCTATAAATCATGATATTAATAAA AAGATGGATTCTCAGAAGAGCAGAGCAATGGGCACTGAGAGAACTGCAATCAATCGGCGTAAATCGAACCGTGAAAGAAAAATGGCATTGCAGCAAGAT GTTGATAAGCTGAAGAAGAAGCTCAGACATGAAGAGAATGTCCACAGAGCATTGGAGAGGGCTTTTACAAGACCATTGGGAGCTCTGCCTCGTCTTCCTCCTTATCTCCCTCCACAT ACATTAGAACTTCTAGCTGAAGTAGCTGTTTTAGAAGAGGAGGTTGTTCGGCTCGAAGAGCAGGTTGTGAATTTTAGACAAGGTCTCTATCAGCAAGCTGTGTATCTGTCCTCCAACAGGAGCGTCGAAACCTTGAATGATTCGATTGAACAGACCCCGGTTCGAGTCTCTAAACATCACAGGTCAAAATCTATGTCACATAATGAGTTCATGTCAGCCGCATCAGCCAGCAGGATTCCACCTTCGCTTGCTCGATGCACTTCGAGCAGAAGGATGATGTCCACTGATCATATCGTCTCTGATCGAATAGGGAATTGTTCTAGTAGGCAAGTCAATGGAAAACAAACTCCCAGGAAACCCAATTCCATAACACCAATTGCAGAAGATGGAAGAGGAAAAGAGAATCGGTTATGCTCGAATGCGGTGAAGGATAAGCAATCTCCTGACAAGAAAACTGCTAAAATTGTAACCCCAGTAAAGAAAACACCTACAAAACATGAATCCGTGGCAAAGTGTTCGGACGTGTTGAAGTTAGAG CTAGAATGCAGATTAGTAGACCAGGAAAGAGCACATGAGAGTTCATCTAGTTCTTCGGATGATTGGGTTCCGGATGCTGATATCACTCCTAATAAAGTGTCCGAGGATATTGTGGAGTGTTTGTCCAGCATTTTTGTGAGGATGAGCAGTTTGAAGGACAAGGGAGAGGAAGTGCAAAGTTCTAGATCAACATTATCTGCTCATGCAGCAAATGGAGAGATGGGATTTCAAGATCCTTATGGTATTTGTTTGGAATTCAGAAACATAGACGTTGGCCCCTATAAACATCTCCATTCAATTGATATTGGTTCAGTTGATATCAGCAGAACAACAAGCGCATTAATTCTGATGCACAGATTAAA gTTCCTACTTGGAAAGCTTGCTACTGTGAATCTAGAGGGTCTAAACCATCAGCAGAAGCTTGCATTTTGGATCAACACTTACAATTCCTGCATGATGAAG GCATTTTTAGAGCGTGGGATACCCGAGACTCCTGAAATGGTTGTAGGTCTAATGCAAAAG GCAACAATAGGTGTCGGGGGACACTCGCTAAATGCAATTACAATCGAGCATTTCATTTTAAGACTGCCGTATCACTTAAAATTT ACATGTCCAAAAGCTGCGAAAAATGATGAGATGAAAGCTCGCAGCGTTTTCGGATTGGAGTGGTCGGAACCCTTGGTTACGTTTGCACTTTCGTGTGGAAGCTGGTCTTCCCCCACT GTGAGAGTGTACTCAGCAGCCCATGTGGAAGAAGAGTTGGAAGCAGCCAAAAGGGAGTACATACAGGCAGCAGTTGGCATTTCAAAGATAAACAAACTCATCATCCCCAAACTTTTGGATTGGTATTTACTTGATTTCGCAAAGGATTTGGAGTCATTGGTTGATTGGGTTTGCATGCAGCTGCCAAATGAACTGAGAAATGAGGTAGTTCAATGCCTTGAAAGGAGGGGAAGGGAGGAGCCCTTTTCACAGATGGTGCAAATAATGCCGTACAATTTCAGCTTCAGGCTACTCTTACAGCGATGA